One Dysidea avara chromosome 7, odDysAvar1.4, whole genome shotgun sequence genomic region harbors:
- the LOC136262304 gene encoding cathepsin D-like — MKLVLLLALFSVCNAMISIPLYKHDSLSRVSGDARVAALEQRHGVEAVTSIVQLTSYDYMGFLGDITIGTPAQKFMVAFDTSTTLNWVPSIYCNTKPAKKFHKKIPVYKFCINHTRYDPGNSSTSITGGGVECNYRNMGDMYCNETYDTICVSKTCVKNQSFAVGGKIPDRYYTTYPFGGVVGLAYGSGGNSTSLFLNMIKQAGIKPYFGLYLSLDGGEILFGGVNHDHYNGDLIFASVNTTSGYWQIKMNSISTGTGNHSATGCKDGCQARVDSGTQFIAGPAKDIDALQEAIGAKKQGNEYIIDCKEMDTAPNVKVMIAEFPFTLTGNDYIFKNDTSGKCVSGFMSAQVPTWVLGDIFIRTYYTVFDLGNKRVGFAKAK, encoded by the exons ATGAAGCTTGTTCTTTTGCTTGCGCTGTTCTCCGTGTGTAATGCTATGATTAG TATTCCTCTGTACAAACACGACAGCTTGTCACGTGTTAGTGGAGACGCTCGTGTAGCAGCGCTGGAACAGCGTCATGGAGTGGAGGCGGTTACGAGTATTGTGCAACTGACAAGCTATgat TATATGGGATTTCTCGGAGACATCACTATCGGTACTCCAGCACAGAAGTTTATGGTTGCATTTGATACATCGACAACACTAAACTGGGTGCCATCTATTTATTGTAACACTAAGCCtgcaaaaaaattccataaGAAGATTCCAGTCTACAAGTTCTGTA TAAACCACACAAGATATGATCCTGGCAATTCAAGCACATCCATAACTGGTGGAGGTGTTGAGTGTAACTACCGTAACATGGGGGACATGTATTGTAATGAAACTTATGACACTATTTGT GTTAGTAAAACTTGTGTTAAGAATCAATCATTTGCTGTGGGTGGTAAAATACCAGACAGATATTATACGACCTACCCATTTGGAGGTGTGGTTGGGTTGGCTTATGGAAGTGGTGGCAACTCTACCTCACTGTTTCTCAATATGATCAAACAAGCTGGGATTAAACCTTACTTTGGATTATATTTAAGCTT GGATGGTGGAGAAATATTATTTGGTGGAGTGAATCATGATCATTACAATGGTGACCTGATTTTTGCCTCAGTGAATACAACCAGTGGTTACTGGCAGATTAAAATGAATTC GATATCAACAGGGACTGGCAATCATTCAGCAACAGGCTGTAAAGATGGATGCCAGGCTAGAGTAGACAGTGGTACGCAATTCATTGCTGGTCCTGCCAAAGACATTGATGCTCTGCAGGAAGCCATCGGAGCCAAAAAACAAGGCAATGAG tacattattgATTGCAAAGAGATGGACACTGCTCCTAACGTCAAAGTCATGATTGCTGAATTTCCATTCACACTAACTGGCAATGATTACATCTTTAAGAAT GACACCAGTGGAAAGTGTGTGAGTGGATTTATGAGTGCTCAGGTGCCAACCTGGGTACTGGGTGACATCTTCATCAGGACCTATTATACTGTCTTCGACCTGGGCAACAAGCGTGTGGGGTTTGCCAAAGCTAAATGA